The following are encoded together in the Neofelis nebulosa isolate mNeoNeb1 chromosome 9, mNeoNeb1.pri, whole genome shotgun sequence genome:
- the PROKR2 gene encoding prokineticin receptor 2 produces MAAQNGNTTFAPNFSPAQDHTSSLPFNFSYGDYDLPLDEDEDMTKTRTFFAAKIVIGVALAGIMLVCGVGNFVFIAALARCKKLRNLTNLLIANLAVSDFLVAVICCPFEMDYYVVRQLSWEHGHTLCASVNYLRTVSLYVSTNALLAIAIDRYLAIVHPLKPRMNYQTASFLIALVWVVSILIAIPSAYFTTETVLFIVKSQEKIFCGQIWPVDQQLYYKSYFLFIFGVEFVGPVLTMTLCYARVSRELWFKAVPGFQTEQIRKRLRCRRKTVLVLMCVLTAYVLCWAPFYGFSIVRDFFPAVFVKEKHYLTAFYVVECIAMSNSMINTVCFVTVKNNTVKYFKKMLLLHWRPSYHGSKSSADLELKTSGMPATEEVDCIRLK; encoded by the exons ATGGCAGCCCAGAATGGAAACACTACTTTCGCACCCAACTTCAGCCCGGCTCAAGACCATACCTCCTCCCTCCCGTTCAACTTCAGTTATGGTGATTACGACCTCCCTCTGGACGAGGACGAGGACATGACCAAGACTCGGACCTTCTTTGCCGCCAAGATCGTCATCGGTGTGGCACTGGCGGGCATCATGCTGGTTTGCGGCGTCGGCAACTTTGTCTTTATTGCTGCCCTCGCCCGCTGTAAGAAGCTGCGCAACCTGACCAACCTGCTCATCGCTAACCTGGCCGTCTCTGACTTCCTGGTGGCCGTCATCTGCTGCCCCTTCGAGATGGACTACTACGTGGTGCGCCAGCTCTCCTGGGAGCACGGCCACACGCTCTGCGCCTCTGTCAACTACCTGCGTACAGTCTCACTCTACGTCTCCACCAACGCCCTGCTGGCCATCGCTATCGACAG ATATCTCGCCATCGTCCACCCCTTGAAACCACGGATGAATTATCAAACGGCCTCCTTCCTGATTGCTTTGGTCTGGGTGGTGTCCATTCTCATTGCCATCCCATCGGCCTACTTCACAACAGAGACGGTCCTGTTCATCGTCAAAAGCCAGGAGAAGATCTTCTGCGGCCAGATCTGGCCGGTGGACCAGCAGCTCTACTACAAGTCCTACTTCCTGTTCATCTTCGGCGTGGAGTTCGTGGGCCCCGTGCTCACCATGACCCTGTGCTACGCCAGGGTGTCCCGCGAGCTGTGGTTCAAGGCCGTCCCGGGCTTCCAGACAGAGCAGATCCGGAAGCGGCTGCGCTGCCGCAGGAAGACGGTGCTGGTGCTCATGTGCGTCCTCACGGCCTACGTGCTGTGCTGGGCGCCCTTCTACGGCTTCAGCATCGTGCGCGACTTCTTCCCCGCCGTGTTCGTCAAGGAGAAGCACTACCTCACTGCCTTCTACGTGGTCGAGTGCATCGCCATGAGCAACAGCATGATCAACACCGTGTGCTTCGTGACGGTCAAGAACAACACCGTGAAGTACTTCAAGAAGATGCTGCTGCTCCACTGGCGGCCCTCCTATCACGGGAGCAAGTCCAGCGCCGACCTGGAGCTCAAAACCAGCGGCATGCCGGCCACCGAAGAGGTGGACTGTATCAGGCTCAAGTGA